The window TAGGCAAGTGGGACATAAGTCCATGGGGGCAGAGAACATATTGGTTTTTTAAGCTGAGTAAGGTGAAAAGTTGAAATGGGTAAGAGTtacccagaaggacagagggtAATACCTGAGGTACTAAGGTAACAGAAGAAGGCCCAAAGCAGGACACAACTTTCTGACTTCAAGAAAGTAAGAGTCAAGTGACTGAAAGAAGAGAGTGTATGAGAGAATCCTCCATTAGAGAAGTGTGGAATGGTGATGTACTGAAAAGACAGGAATACGATTTAAGGAATTTTCAATTGGTTCTAAGCCCTATGGAGGATTTGGAAGGCAGGGATTCTGGAGGACAAGGTAAAGTTTTCTGGTTTAATGTATAACTCTCTTGAGtattttgtatacaatatactGTGGTTGCTATAAAGGAGCAAAACATATTCCTGGAGTGTGATGCTTTCAATCAACCTAGATGGTTTGCTCATCTACTTACAGCTTTGTGGGAGAGTGTCTgggttgatttcattttttacagACTAGAGACAGGACCAGAAAGATGCAccactttaaaaacaacaacaacaaaaccagaaaaaaatcaaagctgacacttgggctttaaaaaaaatcaatgaaaaacaaaaggataaatgactgagaggaaagaaaaagagtgaaaagagagagaagaagggtaaTAAAGGAATAAGATTTGATATCACAACTCTCCTACCCTAATTCTAgaagccactaaattaaacatctATCTTTGGAACAAATGAAGGAGAATAAAAAAGAGGATTTCGTATCCTCTGGATCTAAAAGTTAATAAGTTAGTATAATGCTATTCTTTGCTAGAGATCCTGAAAGCTATAGAGTGGTCTTTCTACCAACGGACAGCCAATTTCTTAACTTTTTATGTAGGTCTGCAGAGCCTGGTGCTGACCTATGTCAATGCCATCAGAAGTGGAGAACTACCCTGCATGGAGAATGCTGTCCTGACTTTGGCTCAAATAGAGAACTCAGCTGCAGTGCAAAAGGCCATTGAGCACTATGAAGAACAGATGAACCAGAAGGTCCAGCTGCCCACAGAAACTCTTCAGGAGCTGCTGGACCTGCACAGGCCCATTGAGAGTGAGGCCATTGAGGTCTTCATGAAGAATTCTTTCAAGGATATAGACCAAAAGTTCCAGAGGGAATTAGGGGTAAGTGTGGTACCTGATatcataagacaaaaaaaaaaaaatgggccttTTCTTGGATGAGCATTGTTCTTAGTCTCCAAGACAGTGACACTCAGTGATGTGCACAGGTTTGCAATGATTATTGAAAGATTAGATTCTTCTGGACTTTGATAAAAAAGCATGACACTATAACTAGCCatgttttgcacacacacacatacacacacacacatacacacacacactcacactccatTTTCATTAGTTTACTCACCTTGGAAACCATTTTCTCAGTCACTGAGGAAATTAATTACACAACTACATTTACAAAggattatttcatttacttttttataatacgatatttttattccttgagaattttaaatataatgtgtttttatcatattcactccTAATGTAACTCTTATTGTCAAGAAATACTACTGCTTTTGTGCTCCCCACTAGTAATAAGAAAACAATCATAAGAATGTTTATGCATTTTTGCTGTTTGATCAGCAGCAATGGTTCTCAGATTACCAAGGCTGGATTTCACAAAGGACATGTGAAGTTCTGGTAAAATAGGGGAGTCAATGCCAATAAGAAATCGACTAATCTCCAACCTAAATGATGTAAGAGAGTGGATATTTAGTTACTTGCTTGATGTCATATGGAGCGACAGTTCTTCAATTATGCTTTCCAAACACTGGCATGCTTATCATATCCTCTTCAGTACTTTCATTGGCTGTGTGGTAAGAAAATACAGGGAAATATTCCTGTGTTAAAGAGCATTACATAGTCAATTACCCTTTACTGAGTGTTTCTGTAGAGTCCTGGGGCTTAATACTCTGTTTCACCTCATACAGTCTGACAAGGAACCTCTGAGATTGGTGGAGTTACCCTCACCCTTATAGACAAGGAAACTTTAGTCTACTAATGTCATGTTCATGAAGCCACAAAAAAGTGGGTTCAGAAAGCCCACACAGGCTTGCCTAGCTCCAAGCTTTATAATCTGAAGCATTCCTTATTGGTGACTTCAGTAGATAGAGGCTTCCTGTGAAGCAGTGTCTGTGCTCTGACAATATTGCTTAAGCAGGAGAACAGAGAGCAAGGCCTCTATGAAATCAAAATTGAAGTGTCAATTTCTGTAGCCAGCACCTCCTTAGGGGTACCTTGTATCTCACAGTGAGGTGAAGAGCATGACCCCATTTAGACATTCTCCAGTACTCTGTTGTGTTATCTCCCTCTGCTCAACCATCTGTGTGATTTTGTTCTTTCCCAGGACCAGCTGGTAGCAAAGCGAGATGCCTTTGTTAAGAAGAACATGGACGTGTCATCAGCTCGTTGCTCAGATTTGCTGGAAGATATTtttggacctctggaagaagaagtGAAACAGGGGACATTTTCTAAACCGGGGGGTTACTACCTCTTTCTTCAAAAGAAACAAGAGCTGGAGAAAAAGTATAACCAGGCTCCTGGAAAGGGGCTCCAGGTAAACTGAGTGGTTGGTACCATGTGAAGGTGCTTAGTGAGGAATCTCTTCCAAATggcagagagaacaaggaaggtgCGGTGTTGGTGGTGGAGAGTGCCCCTGTCATACATCCATCTAGGCAGAGAGCCAACTTGGAGACAGATGTCAGCTTTCTCGTTGGAAGCACCACAGGACCTCTCAGAAATGCTTGTGGGATTCATTCTTCACTCAACCATTCAGTCATGGAATCGTCTAAAATGAttgatttgtttatgtgtgttgaGGGCTTCTCAGGTTGCCAGAGACAAGAGggttaacaagaaaaacaacaaaaaaacaaaaacaaacaaacaaacaaaaaaagctagtTAAAAGTTATGTTCATTCAGAGCACTTCAAGAGTGTAGTACTTTTAAGCCCATGGACAAATGACATTTAGCTGTTAGCACTTAGATAGCCCTGTCCCTGCTGTGCTTCAGAAACTTATTCTCTTCATTCTCATAGCCTCACACAAACCATGCATTATTAGTGTgtcataaagagaaacagaaaacaaggcagAGCAGAGCACAAGGCTCACATAGGATCACCCGTCTGAGGAGCAGTAACTCTTGGATGCAATGCCAGCTAGCCTCATCTGTATCCCTCAGTTCTAGACTATTCTACACTGATAATAGAGTTGAAGATCTGGTTTGACTTTTGTTGTTCACAAACTACAATGTCTTTTAAATGGCTgagtatttcttctttttcttctgggaaATAAGTCATGTAGGAAGAACCCAGTGCTGCTGTGGTGGATCAACCACCTATTGTTCCCTCAACTCTTCTTTGTTCTCCAGCACATTAGTTTAGGACCTCCATCTCCCAAGCTGCTTCCATGCTCAAGGATAGCTGCTAGAGAGTCAGCGTTTATTTCAAATTTATACCCcgaaacaaaaagacaaaaggatGGTGCATCGACTCCTTTCAAAATTTCTAAGGCACACCACAACACTTTTCTGATTATATACCTTTCATAAGAATTGAATCCCATAGGCACCCCAGAATTACAAGAGATACTGTATTTTACTGTTTTGATAAACCACGAGGTAAAGCTTTATCAAATTGTTCAAAAAAGTTAGACAAATAGATAAGTGTACATTTTGGGGATGGAAATTTCAAACAACAGAACTAGTCCGTAAGAGTAAATTAATGTACATATGAGGCATAGCAAGAAACCTGATGTTCTGAGAGATGGTAGGCAATGCAGAAAttagcaagagagaaagaaggtcaCAATCCAGACAAGGAGCATCTTGGAGGACATTGAAAACTCCTTGATGCTCATTTGGATGAGCTATAACGTCATCTTAGAGCATTGGAATAGTATGACTGTTCTTAAAGTAACATGGCAAAGTTCTGCCTTCTCTGAGATGAATAGtgcagcagtcaggaagcaggatcTCAGGCTGCGAGACTTGCATGCAACAGACAACAAGCAAAGGCTGAGATTATATTTTTGAAGCTAAAACCAACATGATCAGCTCATGGTTACATAAGAGACGTATGTGAAACAGATAAGAAAAGAGATCAAAGACACAACTGGTTTAAAAGATTTAGTAGATCTAAAAGATGGGGCTTTGGAAAGGATTGGATTTGGGGCAGGGTTCTCTAAGTTAGCGTTAGGTCCATTGAACATAAGAAGCTGTTTGACTTGCTACTTAGCTGGTAACACCAATGTCAGTTAACGGACACATTGGCTTGTCTTCAACTTATTCTATACAACTAGGCAGAAGAGATGCTGAAAAAGTACTTTGAGTCCAAGGAGGATGTGGCTGAAACACTTCTAAGGATGGATAAGTCACTCACAGAAGCAGCAAAGGAGATTGAAGGTGAGAGGTGCTGAAGAGACCCCCGATGTTGGAAGCTCTTGATACATTTATCAGTAGTGGCCCATAGGAAATCATCATTGCAGAGAAAGAATCACAACTATCAttcatagtgttttgtttttgactggCTTATATGGTTATCTGTTTCCTTATTAATTGTTTATTTCCTATAAAAATCACCACAAGAAATCTTATCAACGacaatgagaattttgtttttgtttttgttttttgagacatggtttctccttgtagctttgatgcctgttctggatctcgctctgtagaccagactggcctcgaactcatagagatccacctgcttctgtttcctgagtgttgggattaaaggtgtgtgccacccctgcctgcaagaattttttttgaaggagagaaaaaacaaaagtaagtCATAAAATTGAAACCTTGTATTCTTTGCGTCTCCTCCTCAGTGGAACGGATAAAGGCTGAAGCTGCTGAGGCTGCCAACAGAGAGttagaaaataagcaaaagaagCTTGAGCTGTTGatggaacagaaggaaaagagttacCAGGAGCACGTGAAACAGCTGACTGAGAAGATGCAGAAGGAGCGGGAACAGTTAATAGCAGAACATGATAAAATGATATCTTACAAACTTCAGGTACTTGGTCATGTCGTCTCAGTAAGTTCCTGTACCCCAgtcaaaaataaatgtatcagGGGGCTGAAAAAAAcagctcagtagttgagagcatttattgctcttacagaggacccaggtctgtaactctagtccctcttctggcctctgcagatactgcacacatgtggtcacATTTACATACtttgcaagcaaaacacttaaaaataacataaataaatctaaaaaaatcaaacaagaaaaccaaaatgCAAGTTTATCAGTAGGCTGAGGAGGACGATGACTGGTCCCAAGTCAGCCTGCGTTATGAGTAAGACCTTAACAATAAAGACTCCTGCAATACAGTAAATAGTTCGTATATGCTGGTACATTTCCATTCCCTCACGGCTTATCTCCAGCAGTGTCTAGTGAGTAAGAGCTGTATGAAACCCTTTATTAGACTACCCAGAGACAGTGGCTAGGAATTACTCAGTGCTGCTTCTCTGTCTCCTACTTATTTCCGTCTAATAACTCAGGACTATTACTTTGTGCTAGATGGAGACACTGTAATTTTGTGACACATGAAGTAATCGTTTTTCATTAGAATGCATGATAAAATGTCCAGCTTCTTTTCTCCACTAAATGGAACCTATGGGAATTTCATTTCTGCCACACCTAGTATGATCTTGTCTCAGGAAGCATCCTAATAGCAAGAGTCCCTGACCACCTACCCACTCAAGCACGTTGGTTAAGTACTCTCCTATTATTCGTGCATTCCTCTACATCAGTGTTGAATCTCCCTGGTGACCCAGGACATCCCGTGAGGACTGCAGACCCCAGTTGCTTCAATATAtttattgctgggcggtggtggcacacacctttcatcccagcactcaggaggcagagccaggtggatctctgtgagtttgaggccagcctggtctgcagggtgagatccaggacaggcaccaaaactacacagagaaaccctgtctcgaaaaaaaccaatatatatctCACTGTCACTAAAGTTTTGGACATGCACTAATTCCTTGATTGCACACCTGCCCTGATTCTGAGTCAAGCAGTGACCTTCCACTTGCTTTGCAttcatctttcttcccttcttagaTGTGTTTGAGAGTCCACACCGCACACATCAGAGAGAAgccaagaaagaagaaggaagctgTTGTTTTTACAGGGAAAAGTGCATTTTACATAAGTCAAAAAACCCAAGAATTGGACCTGAGAGTTCTGGGCCACTGGTGTTTTAGGAACTGCTAGACAACATTTCTAAAGCTGGAGAAAGCATAGGAAATTTATCAGCTTGCATGgcagacaggagggagggagggagagagggaaagggagagagaatggaaggCAGGAAAAGCGTCAAGGAAAACACCCCAATTCCTCCAGGACTTAATGTAACTACCACAGGAGAGTCTGTGAGCCCCTTCGAGGAATGTGGGAAGCTGTCTGATTTCATTCCTCATCTCTATTTTAGGAGCAGGAACGGCTTCTCAAGGAAGGATTCCAGAATGAGAGCAGGAAACTTCATCAGGAGATTGAGAGCATCAAGAGGAGGGGCCCACGCCAGAAATGCACCATACTCTGAAGGTCTGGGGTCCAAACCTCTCTGCCCAGATACTTTTCATCAAGGAATATGTTGGAGAGAACCTGCAGGGTTGGAAACAACTCTTATTAAACTTACAATTCACTTCAACTGAAATCACCTGTAAGTCTAGTCTGTGGTCACTGTGTGACCACTGGGCAGTGTCAGAGGAAGTTCCCCTCTGTGCAAAATGCATGTATGAGCAGAGGATCTACCTTCCATGTTTTAGAGGTCCTCTTGACCTGCACCATGCCCAGGACATatgtgtttctcttttataatctTAACTTTTCCTCTTTTCTACTGTATAGTGTCTACAATCACAGAGCAGGCAACTTTTAATTAACTCTCAAAatccttttcatttctctgaggACTCCGATTTTTTTTAACTACTATTGCTTCAAAAACTAAAccccaagctgggcagtggtggcgcacgcctgtaatcacagcacttgggaggcagaggcaggtggatctctgtgagttcgaggccagcctggtctacagagctagtccaggacaggctccaaagctacagagaaaccctgtctcaaaaaaccaaagaaaaacaaaaacaaaaacaaacaaaaacctaatccCACCTCcattttccctttcatttccctGCTGTGACATCCTATCTTGAAGTTTCTCAGGATAAATGTCTTGTACAAGTTAATAAAAAGTATTAGCCCACTATAACTGTTTCAgaatatgtattttattcatCTTCCCAATAAAGATATAACAGAATCTTCTAATAAACTAAAAAGTTACTTAATTTTAATATCGTTAGTTATCACCCAGGCACTCCAGGATGTTAGGgcacctacttcctgtctatttCATTAAGTATAATGCCATCACTCAAAGATAATGTTGAAGTCATTGATCTCATCACACCCATGGAATgcagaaacaaaaaacaccatTAGTATGTACATTTTTGGCTGGTACTcatatcaaacccagggctgtgaCAAAGCACTTTGATTAAACATTAACTCCCAGAATAACAACCATAGGTATAAAGTTTTCTTGATATAGGTTTGAATGCAAGCTGGTAACATTATGTGTGCTCATAGAAATGGCTCAGTATCTACAGCTGGGTAATCAGGAAtcctgtctgtttctgtgttggATCAAATACAGGGTTTTAGATGCTACTCAGTGGTTAGCACAATAGGAGAGTTAATTACTTAGCACTGGAAACCAAGTCCGGGAAGTAGAAACCTCAGTTATTTAAAGTTGACTCACAtacaatgtttaattttattcaaaGTGTATATTATAGTGCTGgtgatgtaactcagttggtggagtgcttaacaagcatgtgtgaggtcctgagttcaagtgtTACATAAACCTGTTgaggtggcacatgtctataatctcagcatttggagagCATATAGGAAGAtgaggagtttaaggtcatcctcggctacacaGTGGGTTCAAAACCAACCTGGCCTAGAGACTTGTTCCAACAAAGAACAATGTGTGTTATTGGTGAATTAATCTGActtgtatatttgtgtttaaaaaatgtCCTTTTGGATCCCCTGATCCTTTTTGCAAATGAAAGGCACTAATAGAGTACTGTTTTGCCTTGTTGCTAAggtaataaaataaagcatatatatatatccattgtACAGTGAAGAGAGCAACCCAGGCTGTATAACCAGGTACGCAACCTCTAGATGAAATGTGAGGAGTCTTCAAATGCCAGGCAAGAGTAGATGCTACCACCATTCCACTTTCACATTCTTGATAAACATGCAgagcctccttcttcctctccctatGAAAAGCACCTTTAGGTTGTTCACGTCTCTGTATAAGCCCCACCTACCTGCATCTATATAGCAGAACTTGAGTTACAAGCCTCTTCTTTGGCCACTCTGGGATGAGAGTGATTTGTCTTCCACTTTGGAAGTGGAGACTCACTGTGAAGTGATTCACATTATAGTAAGTTGGGTCCTTTAGGGAGATCCTCTGGAGATGTGCCCTAGCATCCTATAATAGAAAGACACATTCCCATTTTCTTCTAGATCACAGACAACACACTAATATTCCTCATGCCACCATTCAATATAATTTGTATTGTTTCATTGTATATTCAAATGCATTGTTAAtgttctttcatttattcttagCTTTTTAACAATGATACTTAACAAAGCTTTAAGAGGATAATGAGGctgggtggcacacactttaatcccagcactcgagaggcagagccaggcagatctctgtgagtttgaggccagcctgggctacagagttccaggaaaggcgcaaagctacacagagaaaccctgtctcgaaaaaccaaagagagagagagagatagagatagatagatagatagatagatagatagatagagaataaTGAAATATGTCTCCCACTCTGTAATTACAATATAACCTAGATGTACATTTTATTTCAGAGTAATTTTTACTCCTCAACGTAGCCATTGCTTTTAGTTTTAGCATAGTTAATATTCTGTGTCTAGTCCTGTACAATAAGAAAGCAGCCTTGTTCTTTCTTAAAATGCCTCTCTAACTTTATCAAATTATTATTTCCTGTTACTTCACACtcagtcttttgtttttcagaatccAACCAAAAATGTTTCccttaataaaaattaagaacttGCTCTGAAATTTGATTGGAAGTTTCTACTTTTCTCTCAGATGCCATTCGTTCATGTGACTTGAGAAATTCTGCCCTGTAAGTAAACAGTGGAGCAACGTGGGATTATTTCCCATCCCTGTTATATCTCCCTCCAACACACCTGCTTTTATTTATGACACTTTCAAGCTGTGTTCAATGGACATACTCTGGGAATGTTTTCAGTCCTTGAACTGCACAAAGGATCTGAATTTTCTGAAGATGCCGCAGCTGGAACCTCCCCAGACTACTCTCCCACTCTGGTCCTCTCTGACTCCCTTCCTCATACCCATTCTTCTGCACTATACTCTAGAAGATGGTGAGGATAGTGCTTCATGCCAAGCATTTCTCTCGAGAAGACCCCAGTCCAGAAAATCCCTGGAGTCTGTCCAGAAGACATGTGCACATGCTTATCCACACCTTGGAAAGAGTGTGCCCTTAAACATTCATTCCCTCCTGTTTTACCACAACCCAGTCCATCCCAATCTCTAGTGTTAGATGTTCCAGAATACTTGTGTCACCAGTGCTAGCACCCATACATTCTAGAACACATTTATCATCTTTGAATGGGATCTCTGAACCCCCCCCCAGTTCTACCTTGCTTGCAAAGAGACTGAGGAAGCATAGCCCCACATGGTCCCATCAGGAGGATGAGGAGACAGATGGGAGCATGGACTTCAATGCATCTTCATAATTATCTCCATGGAACCCCCTTGCCAATCTCTATCACTCTAATAGATTCTCGGTTGCCCATGTGGTATGCGGTGGAAATGCTACAAAAGGTTACACAATTTTTCAGTTGTGTGCTTTTAGGAAAGGAATAGTCACATCTTCAAAGTTGGAGGGTAGAGCCAGAAGCGTGTAGTACCAGAGAATTTGAGTCTCCCTTCAAAGAACAAAAGGCAGAAATTAAACCCAAttgtcttt is drawn from Onychomys torridus chromosome 6, mOncTor1.1, whole genome shotgun sequence and contains these coding sequences:
- the LOC118585671 gene encoding guanylate-binding protein 2-like, with translation MASEIHMLEPMCLIENAEEQLMVNQDALGILSAIKQPVVVVAIVGLYRTGKSYLMNRLAGKKTGFSLGSTVQSHTKGIWMWCVPHPQNPGHTLVLLDTEGLEDVEKGDNQNDCWIFALAILLSSTFIYNSIGTINQQAMDQLHYVTELTDLIKSKSLPEQDGVDDSANFVGFFPTFVWALRDFSLELEANGKPITADEYLELSLTLKKGSDKKIKSFNEPRLCIRKFFSKRKCFVFDRPAQRKYLSKLETLREEDLSGEFVEQVAEFTSYIFSSSGVKTLSGGIIVNGPRLQSLVLTYVNAIRSGELPCMENAVLTLAQIENSAAVQKAIEHYEEQMNQKVQLPTETLQELLDLHRPIESEAIEVFMKNSFKDIDQKFQRELGDQLVAKRDAFVKKNMDVSSARCSDLLEDIFGPLEEEVKQGTFSKPGGYYLFLQKKQELEKKYNQAPGKGLQAEEMLKKYFESKEDVAETLLRMDKSLTEAAKEIEVERIKAEAAEAANRELENKQKKLELLMEQKEKSYQEHVKQLTEKMQKEREQLIAEHDKMISYKLQEQERLLKEGFQNESRKLHQEIESIKRRGPRQKCTIL